In Archangium violaceum, the following are encoded in one genomic region:
- a CDS encoding glutamine amidotransferase-related protein, whose protein sequence is MRAVVMQHEEHEGSGLLGPALEAAGFTLVKRFRTVKREDVDAELVVVLGGPMGVYEAERHPFLGEELALLTERLALGLPVLGICLGAQLLAAAAGSEVFVGKNGLEVGVAPVRWTKEGLADPVLAGVRPRTTVAHWHQDTFKPVQGATLLASTDRYSQQAFRLGASYGFQFHLELTADELDRWFTEGAEELVELYEKNLDELRSQLPKLRAAEPEAREILERLAHHFARVARASK, encoded by the coding sequence ATGCGCGCGGTGGTGATGCAGCACGAGGAACACGAGGGCTCGGGACTGCTCGGCCCCGCCCTGGAGGCGGCGGGCTTCACGCTGGTGAAGCGCTTCCGCACCGTGAAGCGGGAGGACGTGGATGCGGAGCTGGTCGTGGTGCTCGGAGGCCCCATGGGCGTCTACGAGGCGGAGCGACACCCCTTCCTGGGCGAGGAGCTGGCGCTGCTCACCGAGCGGCTCGCGCTGGGGCTGCCGGTGCTCGGCATCTGCCTGGGCGCGCAGCTCCTGGCGGCCGCCGCCGGCTCCGAGGTCTTCGTCGGGAAGAACGGGCTGGAGGTCGGCGTGGCGCCCGTGCGCTGGACGAAGGAGGGGCTGGCGGATCCGGTCCTCGCTGGTGTGCGTCCGCGCACCACCGTGGCCCATTGGCACCAGGACACCTTCAAGCCCGTGCAGGGAGCCACGCTCCTGGCGTCGACGGATCGCTACTCGCAGCAGGCGTTCCGGCTCGGTGCCTCGTACGGGTTCCAGTTCCACCTGGAGCTCACCGCGGACGAGCTGGATCGCTGGTTCACCGAGGGGGCGGAGGAGCTGGTCGAACTGTACGAGAAGAACCTGGACGAGCTGCGCTCCCAGCTGCCCAAGCTGCGCGCGGCCGAGCCCGAGGCACGGGAGATCCTCGAACGGCTCGCCCATCACTTCGCCCGGGTGGCCCGCGCCAGCAAGTGA
- a CDS encoding aldo/keto reductase, which produces MEKRQLGNSDLHITPIGFGAWAIGGADWAFAWGPQDDEQSIRAIHRSIERGINWIDTAAVYGLGHSEDVVARALKGRSNRPYIFTKCGLVWDANRQVRNDISADSIRRECEASLRRLQVDTIDLYQIHWPLEGDSLKGIEEGWTAMAELQRQGKVRWIAVSNFNVKQMELAHRIAPITSLQPPYSLIHRDIEKEILPYCERQRIGVIVYSPMASGLLTGAMTRERIAKFPQDDWRRRSSDFQEPKLSKHLALVEKLKEIGARHGRAATDVAIAWTLRHSAVTGAIVGARSAEQVDGFIGAMDFRLSPAEQRELEDFSR; this is translated from the coding sequence ATGGAGAAGCGGCAGCTCGGTAATTCCGATCTTCACATCACACCGATTGGCTTCGGCGCCTGGGCCATTGGCGGCGCGGACTGGGCCTTCGCCTGGGGGCCGCAGGATGACGAGCAGTCCATCCGCGCCATCCACCGCTCGATCGAGCGTGGCATCAACTGGATCGACACCGCCGCCGTGTACGGGCTCGGTCACTCGGAGGACGTCGTCGCGCGCGCCCTGAAGGGCCGCTCGAACCGGCCGTACATCTTCACCAAGTGCGGCCTCGTCTGGGACGCGAACCGGCAGGTCCGCAACGACATCAGCGCGGACTCCATCCGGCGCGAGTGTGAGGCGAGCCTGCGCCGGCTCCAGGTGGACACCATCGACCTCTATCAGATCCACTGGCCGCTCGAGGGCGACTCGCTGAAGGGCATCGAGGAGGGCTGGACGGCCATGGCCGAGCTGCAACGCCAGGGCAAGGTCCGGTGGATCGCCGTCTCCAACTTCAACGTGAAGCAGATGGAGCTGGCGCACCGCATCGCGCCCATCACCTCGTTGCAGCCGCCGTACTCGCTCATCCACCGGGACATCGAGAAGGAGATCCTCCCGTACTGCGAGCGGCAGCGCATCGGCGTCATCGTGTACTCGCCCATGGCGTCGGGCCTGCTGACGGGTGCGATGACGCGCGAGCGCATCGCGAAGTTCCCCCAGGACGACTGGCGGCGGCGCAGCTCGGACTTCCAGGAGCCCAAGCTGTCGAAGCACCTGGCGCTGGTGGAGAAGCTGAAGGAGATCGGCGCGCGGCACGGGCGCGCGGCCACCGACGTGGCCATCGCGTGGACGCTGCGGCACTCGGCCGTCACCGGTGCCATCGTGGGAGCCCGCAGCGCCGAGCAGGTGGACGGCTTCATCGGCGCCATGGACTTCCGGCTCTCGCCCGCCGAGCAGCGGGAGCTCGAGGACTTCTCCCGCTGA